From the genome of Acinetobacter sp. TR3:
TAATGCAGGCTGACAATTGATAAATGAATTTCGCTATAAATTTATAAGTATAAGAATTGTAAAAAATTTAATATTGAATTGAGATCGACGTATCGTAAAAAGTGACCAAATGACAAATAAAAAGAAACCACTCTTTTTAGAGTGGTTTCTTTTCAACATTGTTAAATCTAAAAATTAGATTTTACCAACTAAGTCGATTGATGGAGCAAGCGTTGCTTCACCTTCTTTCCATTTTGCTGGGCAAACTTCGCCTGGGTGGCTTGCTACGAATTGAGCAGCTTTAAGTTTACGTAAAGTTTCTGATACATCACGCGCAATTGCATTGTCATGAATTTCAGCAGTTTTAATCACGCCTTCAGGATTGATGATGAACGTACCACGTAAAGCTAAACCAGCTTCTTCAATATGCACATCAAAAGCACGTGTTAATTGATGCGTAGGGTCGCCAACTAATGGGAATTGAGCTTTACCTACAGCAGGAGAAGTCTCGTGCCATACTTTATGAGAGAAGTGAGTGTCAGTTGTTACGATATAAACTTCTGCACCAGCTTTTTTGAATTCTTCGTAGTTCTCAGCAGCATCTTCAACTTCAGTTGGGCAGTTAAAAGTAAATGCAGCTGGCATGAAAATAAGAACAGACCATTTGCCTTTAAGATCAGCATCAGTTACTTGAATGAATTCACCGTTACGGAATGCATCAGCTTTAAATGGTTTAACTTCAGTATTAATTAAGCTCATCATTGTCTCCATGATTGAGGTTTTATTGAGAGGCTATGCCTTACTTGTTTACGAGGTCAAGAATAAATAATTTTTAGTTATTGGGGAAATAGTATTTTTACATGACTAAAATCGGAAAATTGAATGAATCAATATAAAACGATTTTCACCCTAAGATATAAGCCTATTTGACTCCAACAAGATGAAGCAAATATGACGAATACCTAAAACTAACTTGCATAACAACATGCAGTCGATAGTATTAAAATTCAAGGGTAAAATTGAAAAAATCTAAAAAATATAGAGAAAACCAAGATATAGATTTAAGCACACGATAATTGTAATA
Proteins encoded in this window:
- the ahpC gene encoding alkyl hydroperoxide reductase subunit C; the encoded protein is MSLINTEVKPFKADAFRNGEFIQVTDADLKGKWSVLIFMPAAFTFNCPTEVEDAAENYEEFKKAGAEVYIVTTDTHFSHKVWHETSPAVGKAQFPLVGDPTHQLTRAFDVHIEEAGLALRGTFIINPEGVIKTAEIHDNAIARDVSETLRKLKAAQFVASHPGEVCPAKWKEGEATLAPSIDLVGKI